Below is a genomic region from Sphaeramia orbicularis chromosome 6, fSphaOr1.1, whole genome shotgun sequence.
taaaacccatgtagtttgacaaatgatgagGATTtgatgtccagttaatgatagactttactgaagaagtcaccgtttcttcaattttctctgttttgatataatagtaTTTGAATTTATTCAGTGCTCCTTTGAGtgtctacatcatcagtgaattaaatattggaaaatacttgatttgtactgaaaaatacaaaatgcacagAATAATATaacaaatgttgataaatcacttagattttttttctctacaatAAAGGTATTTaattgtagagaaaaattcatttggaagttactACAGAAATAGTTGTAGATCTATGAACGTTAAAAAACAATATTGTAACGTCTGCTGTGGTAAAGGTTTATTGTCATCCCACATTTACAGAAAATCTCACCAAACTAATGTTTAGATGTTTACATTTCCTGTATATTTATCATAATTTCTCTACATATTATATCTATTGTTATATGTAAACTAATGAGTTTACCCGTGGGATccaaaggttttttgttttttttgttttgttttttttatgggctcagctggctgacaggcagctgtctgtaccgataaggcagcagccgacaccaactgtactcccagtcatcattgcccatttttctggcacctttgcttgtgtatcctcttttatttggacattttaccagggagtatctcacactacttttttttttgtttttttctacttgtcttgtccagcctcctaacagcagaatggtagtctggttcctcccggtgttgaacaaatttgctttgccaagggtaacgtcataaagtatatgaagcgccctttgatattctactgtgtttattatgagttttgttgaactacatttcgatgccagacctgacatggggggtgggggtgggggggtagaagaaggggagagaacaagagagaagaaggtggcgaagaccctcacaagaaagtatcaacaatacgaacagcaacaaccatggagacaattataatggtaacaataactacaaccagaactgagtaaactgggcagaagagagagaaaaaaaaaacaaaacaaacaaaactacaaaaaaacccaaaacacaacaatgagatacataagacctatgaaatgaagaatataagaaagcatgaacaaaatatcgtataccacgttcacacaaataatacctataacaaataataccagtaacaaatccacacaacatcagttgttcacattaatctgctgtgacagagtgatgGGATCCAAAGGTTCTAGATGTGGCAGTTTGTacactgttgtgtatttgtgcatgctgtactgttTTTTTCCAGCAATCACTCCCAAAGTGTTCGGGGTATGGCATCGTGATTGTAAGGCTTttgtatttcaaaattactaatatctcccaaaatactggtcctatcaacttgtcgttttcgctagtctgttcctttaccaaaaatacagatgtatgccaaactgcagctgtcagctctttccgaattttgtgtgaatcctgagacacacatacacgcacacacacagaggtcacttggcttttataatatagatgaattGCTCTAAATAATGACTAAATAACTCTAATGTGGTTTGGCTACTTATAGgattattgtacttttttttctgaaatgtgtGACATTgtgacaagtttttttttgtaatttgcaGCTTATAATGTTGAAACAAGTCTTTGTTTCCTTGACATGAGTACGGCAACCATCTAAACCCTGTTTTTATATCTTAACAGGTCATTTGAAGCATGACAGCCTTCAGACACTTAAATGGGGAACTCTTTCCTGAGAACATGAACCCTGTGTTGCCTTGTGCATTAAAGTGTCTAGACCATCACTTGACTCAACTTCAAACCCATTAATCATAGGAATTCAGAAAGAGGGCTCTCATTCTCTTTTTATTGTTTGCAGTCAGATGTTAAATGCAGGGCGTCAAGCATGAAATGGACCTTGAAGACAGGCTAATTTCCCTAAAACAAATGTACAGGGATTTTACTGTACCGTCTTGTTTTGAGAATGCACTGAACGCTTTTTGTTGGATCTCTATatttgtgatgtgtgtgtttatattgaAGGCCTAAAGATAATTTATTACTGCTACTGCACATACCGTACTGATTGTGTGACAATGTTGCCTTATATTGTACAAATCGCTGTGATGATTGTCACAATTTGCAGAGGATCTGATGGTAACTTTTGTAAATTGGACACAAGAATGTTttgctttttaatattttatattaccAAATAAAAGAGGACCCTTTTGTCATCATGAAATGTCTTCACGTATGTTCATTTAGTTAATTATGCCATGAAAACATTTTGCCTGTATTCTTTCAGGAACTCAAATTCCTGTCTTGTTCTACTTACAATGCTGTACTTAAGtatacatttttgcattttcatttttgtaactTTAAACTCACTCTCTTCTATTTTTTCCCACACAATATTTGTCTGACTGCTTTAGTTACTTTGCAGATTCAAATTTGTCATCCTTCTGCTGTGTATTGGAAATCACACCTTTCCAAATGTAGTGATTGTGTGTTTTAAAGTGAAGGATTAAATGCTCCTTTGAACTAATGAATTAATAATTCTCTGAAAAGCCCTTTGAATTTGTTTGCATACATTTGGAAAATGTAAAATCTATTTTCTGAAAATGTATTTTCTGAGCCATTCAAATACTGACTTTATACAGAAATGATTCTCATAGAGCAGAGAAGCATGAATATGATATATGATGCATTTGTGTTGATTAAACCACCTCATAGTGTATAATGTCATTAAAACAAGTTCTGTCTGAAACAtcaacacagtaaaaaataacataCATGTGAATGCAGAAACAACAAACATAACACAGACAGGGAATATTTTAATGCACAGTGACTAGTTTTCCCTAATAAACCCACATTTAACTACAAATATCCACATGGTAAGGTGTTGAATAAGGCATAACTGTACTTAGTAGCAGAGTATTGTTAGTAGAATGCCCTTTTCCTACAATATCTCAATGTGTACTTCTTCCATCACTGaattttggatttttatttatttatttattttttcagtttttatttagaaTTGAACATTTTCCCAATACAATTCAAAATAACATTGCATATATTTAACCAACCATGGTAACTTACATCAAGTGTCCTCTCAAGAAATTCCCCAGCGTCCTCTTCCTTGTCAGTAATCCATTATTTTGAGTAAGAAAGTCTCCTTTTCCGTTACATATATCCCTGTAACTATATCCATCCATTGTATAAGGATGGGAGGTTCAAGGTAATGACTATCTCATGGGCAATTAACAAGATGTTACCCAAATATCATGTTTTTATTAGACACACCATTTTTATTACACAAAATAGATtaatattttagtctattatcttgctgtttattcttctgtatgacactgttttaactgtacagccatgtttatgtttttaatctattcttgtatttttctttcatttttggtttttcccttgtaagtcgctttggaaaaaaatgtctgccaaatgcgtaaatataaatataagttAACCTTGTAGGGAATTTCTCATTCCACATATTTTATAAAAGTAGAAATATTCCATGCATTTCATAAGAGTGAAAGAGATGGATTTAATGCtttgtaacactggtctacacatAAACTACCTCTGGAATAAAACAgggaaactttaccaaatttgagtcactaagaAATTAAAAGTCAAAATGCTGAGTGGCTGTACTTTCCAAGATatataacaaataataataataacaaaatacagaacattatctgaataagtgaatatctggttataatatagaagaatgcataaaataagatattattgtatattgcctatttgtaattaattaacacagactatcatgattaggagattttatcacatttattaaaagTTGTACTTGTGCTAAATAATTTAAGTGCATATAAatgttatagtttatattaaaaaaggttgattatgcaaatttgATTGTGTGttaggtgactaaaaaagtgaaTGCTGAATGGTTTACATGGGTGTGTTGTGTTattgcaaaaatgtaaaaaaaaaaaaaagaaaagaaaaaaagtgtgctaaagcaaaggaagctgaatcaatttaattattagtttgtaacaagggggtgggagtctaaaAGTTATACTTCATCCTACTTTGTTTCTCTGTGTTGGATTGTTCTTGGTTATCTTATGATTTTATGcacttgaaataaaactaaattaactaaataatgtgaaattctgacaattaatgaaataatgtattttattcaaATGAAATGTTTATCTCAGAGATACTGGATCTACTTCAAAATACTGTTTGAACATTACAATGCATTTACAGATTCTTTATAGAGGAAGTTTAAAAGTCTATTGTAaacatgtacataaaccaataaaaatatgtaataacatTTTATCATGTACGTTGAAAACagcacttttgtctttttttcctgttaaatTATATAAGATTTAGTGTATTAATCTCTGAGGCAAATAACTGATAAAATAAACATTGTTAATGTTTGCAGCCTATTTTCTTACTATTTGTTTTGTCACTGGCTTTTGGTCTTTGTCACTTGATTCCTGTGAAACCTTGTGACAGATGGATAAGGTGGGGCTTTGTGTTTTACCTTTTTACAAACTTTACAGCCTTTTTGTCTAGTTTCACTTTAACCCAGGTAAAAGACCTACGTATATGCAGGTGAAGGCCGGTGCCAGCGTCACGTGGTCACGCAGGGCCAATAGGAAGacgagtttctttttttttttttttttgttgtcctcAGGTGCGTAGACAAAACCCGAATGCCGACGTTTGCTTATCACGTCTGTACTCCTCGTACTGTAACTAAAGTGAAATGATCACAGTAGTGTAAAGGTAGTGATGTCTAAAGAAAACCCAGCCAGGTCATTTCTCACCCGAGGAGGAAGAACATACGACTCATGGCTCTGAGTTTAGCCGCTTTCACTGTGATTTGTGTCGGGTTGTGGGACCAGACCTTCCCGGCAGTCGGTAAGGATGTAAAAAGAAACTTTAATCTTTAATTTATTCAGATATGATATTATTATACTTTACTTGCACATTTATTGACTTAATTCACAGCAGCAGTGTTCAGATGTATTTATTTGGCTGTTTTCTCTAAAAACCCATTAGTCATGGTCAGACTCAGACTACAGGATGCTGATGGTAAATACCAGGTCAATGCCATGTGGTTAGTGTGTGCAGGGTCACACAATCTGTCGCAGTCACATGCTGTTGCCTGGCAACTATTCCTGGACTTTGAACCCGGATGTGCAGctctgtgttttagtaaaaacactgaaaaaaaggatAAACAGTGATCCAGACAGAGCTCAAACTGGACTATACAAGGCCAGTTTTGCaggttattcttttctttttctcccaATGAGCGCATGCGCTGGATATCTTGAAGAACAGGTCCAGATCTAATGGggcagttttttttattaaatgtcatCTAATTCTGTTCTCAGGGGCTTGGACACCTGGCGTGGCTTATTGTATTACACCTATTCCAGGCAGGGTCACTTTTAGTCAGAGTAAGCACACAAAATCCATTTGCTCAGACTTTGCCAGGGTGTAAGAGTAAACAAGTGCACCTTCACGCACCATTAAACTCTCACTCTTTGCCAAAAACTATATTAATGTTTGGCCAGTAGTCTCACAAGACTGAATGCAAACTCTCTGCATTTATATGCAAATGTGTACCAAGAAGGAAGTAAAGCCAACTGTTGAAACCAGTTTAGTGTGGGGGTTTAGGGCTTGTAGCAagtgttttgctttttctttcattAATGAAATATCTTCTAGTGCATATAATGTTAGAAAACAATCAAACACTATTTGTAATTTATCTAAAATACTTATTTTCACTcatcaaaatgacaataaaagataTTTAACTACGATATTCATTCTTCATGTGTAAGGTATATTAATTTCATAGAATTTTCCATCAGTTGCCATTACACAGTTTAACACAAACAAGTAATTAAACAAAAATAGATGACATGAaatatatattttgctaaacacaaTGAAATAAGTAATTATACATGTAATAGTATTGTAAATTTTTAATGCAGGGTTTAgtctacaccagggctgtcaaactcattttggttcaggggccatatttagcccaatttaatctcaagcgggccagaccagtaaaaaaaatgacttaataacctgtaaataatgagaaatccaagttttctttctgttttagttacaaaaaaaccccaattaaattatgaaaatatttacattttacaaaaaagatgtgaataacctgaaaaaacagaaatttcatttgaaaaattagtgcaattttaacaaatattatgccttgacttattatgtATACATgtccattacacacagtgttacataaacaaattcacagaatattgttaaaattttggagtttggaactaaaatttgaagaatttctacaatattacatctcttattataaaaacaactacagatcacagtggatccataaatgcacaaaacatttagtaacaggcagaatattgctaaaattgcacatttcgggttgttcatctttgtttttatttctgtatttatttgcattttattgtgaaagaatagttttataaatgtaaatatgttcacagtataatgttatttttttcacttaaattttttccacataatttttcacaaagaaaatttgtagttgtcattatttatgggtttattgtgttgttatttttactggagatcacattggtttgtatgtggaacctgaaccagaatgatttttgacaaccttgactgtttaggttaatttttgcactttcatcccgcgggccggaatggaacctttggcaggccagatttggcccctgggccgcatgtttgacacctgtggtctacactTAATTCAGCTTTATACACTGTTGGAATAATTTTGCTTTTAGACaccttcctgtttttattcctgtttacatACGTCAGTtttcacctttgaccagatgcaatgattacatactgagtcccagttacacactATCAAGAATAGATCACATGGTCACAATCATTTCGTaagatgtaaaaatattttattagaactttatggacaacagtgtatatttatgtatgtttgtgtctttTCTGTCTATATGTAGCTCAGTCTTGTGTGGATGAGAAAAGACTGAAGGAGCAGGTGGTCTATGTGGGCCAGCAGAGACCCCCATATGAGCTTCGTTGCCCTCTGGAGCCCCAGATCCAGCTGACATGGCTGAAAGACTGTGTGCGCCTTGACACACAGAAGGAAAAGACCTACTTGGATTTCCCAAGTGTCAATTGGGAAGACCAAGGGAATTACACCTGTGTGAATCACAGCAACAGCACAACCTCTTACACTGTGCGACTCATTGTTAAGGGTGAGTGTTATTTCCAGATTTAAGTGTAATGAAGTCACCTCAGACCTGAAACTGTAATTGCGCAGCTCTCACAGCACGTTATAATTTGACTCATGCTGTGCAGTTAGAGTTAATCTGAGGGAGTGAAGGAGCTGCATCTGCACAGAGGCATTTTGTTTCAGCCTGTACCTGGCAGGACACATGAAGGCCTCCATTGTCTGAGGCGCTTGTAGGGAACACAGATAACAGTGGTATGTCTTTACACAGAGTCCCAGTGCTCCAAAGTACCAGAGTTTAAACCTAATGGGGGCCGGACTGAACTCGTCGGGAATGTGGGATCTACTGTGAAACTGAACTGCACCGCTCTCCTCCTCTGGGACCCAGATGAGGGGCAATGTGACACCACGCTGCACTGGAGTAAAAACGGCCATCTGCTCACTAACCTCACACAGCAGAATACATCCTCGTGGTAATGTGACGCTTTCAAATTATTAATTTTTCATTGATATTCATTCACCTGCACTATATGTATGATCAGTAGAGTAAATTAGTGAGATTTTTTTCAGGTCTCCTGGTGCTGGGCAGCTGGTAATAAACAGTCTGCTAGAAATCACGCCAAAGGAGGAGAACGATTTTGGGCTCTACAGCTGCACAGTGAGAAACACCTCCTATGAATTCAGTCTACAAGATTGTGGTAAGACAGCACAGACTGTGTAATGGATCAGTGgaatatgaaaaaagaaaagtctgTGTAACTTCAGTGTGAATTGGTTAAGTTTAATAGCAGAAATcagaatacatttacattaaagTCCACAAACCACTTAAAGGGATTACTGTTTAAAGTCTGCACTATTCACTCGGAAACTTTAGAAGACATCATGAATTTCCAATAAGCCCCTAGTTCAATTCAGTGGACAGAAGTGTATATAAGTAAGAAGACAATGCACACAGAGTAGAGTTTCCATCATGTTTTGCGAGAACAGAAAGTAAAGGGAGTTACAAgacaacaaaatgcacaaaacactgtGCAAAAGTAAAAACAGAATGAAGATCTTTTTCACTCTTCCTAACTTGATGctctgaaaaataaaatgtcaAGTGAAAATCACATCCTCCCCCTTTGTGTCTACATGTATTTATTACTTGACTACAGTAAGTGTTCATGTCCACTGAGACTTTGGGTAACAGATGTATTAGTGTGAGATAATGTTCTAATAATACAGTATATTAAGTGTACTTACTTTGAGTAAACTTACTGAATGTGTTACCAATAATTTTTGAGGATATGTATTGACCATCAGTTAATGTAGGATATCTACTTCTGTAAAATTAACTCAGACTTCTGTTTTGATCAACAGCAGGAAGTCTGACAGCTTCATGTGGAAAGTCACATGTCTTATAAAAGACTGATATGGGGATTTTCCAACTGTTAACATGaagatgtatttttttattgcacATAAATAAGTTTATTTAAATCTTTTCTGCCACAAAAACAATATCCATCCTCATTTTAAAGGACCTTTGCAAGCATCTCTTAAATCAActctaaaaaaataataataataatatatatatatatatatataatatatatatatatatatatatatatatatatatatatatatatatatatatatatatatataatttgagtCTAATTGTATCTGGTACCTTTTCATGAGCTAACagttgatttagatttttttgcattataGTCTTTATGTTTGTATCACAATATCTTACCTAAATGGAGTATACCATGTGTTAATAGATCATCATCCATTAGTCACATGTGAAATACCACCCAGGCCAAGCCACACAGCTGCTGTTATCGCAgccatcatcctcctcctcttcttgggTGTAGCTGCTCTTGTTTACTCCAGATGTCACCTCAACATCAAACTGTGGTACAGAAACATCTATGGAGAATATGAACTCAATGGTGAGATTTCTTCTGAAGAACTATATAGCAGATATACCTATGTTTAAGGAAGTATTAataatttgtttgtttctgtgtcttCAGATGGGAAATCATATGATGCGTACATTTCTTATGTGAATAATGACTATGACAGGAAGTTTGTTAACTTTATTCTCAAACCCCACCTTGAGAATAAAAATGGATACAAAGTGCACCTCAACGACAACGACATTCTACCTGGTGCAGGTAGGCTCACAATTACACAATGAACACATGGATGaatttacacatttatttaaaagtTACACTCTTAATGGtttgatttttgtgttttatttccatgacttgggtttttatttaatgcaagGACATTTATTTTTAGCTCAGAATGTTCTTTAAGCTTAATAACTTCATTTACTGGATATTGAATATTGTAAtttaaattatttatgtatttatttattcttagagTATACATTGTTccaaataaagttggaatactttTGTTTTTAGAGACATTAATctgtttattcctatttatgcacACCTTTAATCATGtttgacctggtgtaatgatGATGTatgatcaagaataaatcacattgtcacaatcatttcattagaCGTAAAAATATTTTAATCCAACTTTATAAGTAACAGCGTATAATTAGTGACAATgatgttgtttgtgtgtctttatttggttttaaatgttttctcctgtcatatttatttctcttttttctctatcAACTATTTTATGTGCTTTAttgaaaatgtatgaaaaatgttATGTGTGTCCAGAGCCTTCTGCGGAGCTGCTGATGAACATGAGTCGGTCTCGGCGTCTAATTGTGTTGCTTTCTCATGCTTACCTGGAGCAGGACTGGTGCTCAAACAACTTCAGGTCAGACCGTCTCAGTTGAATTTAAAGTAGAAACAAATGTATAATCGTGGCCAaaggttttggcagtgacacataTTTACTCTTTGGATGAACGTGATTTATTTGCCAGTAAAGGAAACTTAAAAAATGGCCTTTAGTGTACCTCAGAAATATGTGGAAAAATTAAGAGACACTGAAACATCAAAGCTTGAAAAACAAAATGTGTCACTGACAAAACTTTTGTCCACGACTGTACAGAAATGAAGACAGTAAAATGCTTCACTACAGTATATTACACCACTGGATGTCACTGTTGCTGCTCAAATGTGTGTGTATTACTGTAACCTCTACCAAGAAGGTAATGTCTTCATCTGCATCTTTGAGTTGGTTTGTCAGCTGAATGACACAAAACGACTGTGATTCTGTCCATGAATGTTGCGTAGGGAATGAGTCACTGAAAAGCCCATTACAATTTGGAGCAGATCCAGGAAAAGGAGTGGATCCTTTTTCTCCTTTAACAGATAAAAAGGGTGTGCAATTGAATCATAGACCTGATGTATGTGTTCTACTGAATCCCTTAGTTACTTACTGTCCCCGTGTGTCCTCAGACAAGGCCTCCTGCACTTGTTGGAGATCTGTCAGCGGCCAATCCTCATCGTGTTGGAGGGCCAGGCCAAACGCATGACGTCTGAGATTAAGCAACAGCTCAGTGAGCAGCAGCACCGCCTCACCATCCTCACCTGGAGGCACAATTCAGTGGTAAAGCCCTCAATAAAGAACACACCATAATAAAGTAGACAGTAACGTCAAAGGATTGTGTACTTTCATATCAAGAGACATTAGCTTGTGCAAATCGAAGTAAATCCATCGGTGG
It encodes:
- the sigirr gene encoding single Ig IL-1-related receptor; the protein is MALSLAAFTVICVGLWDQTFPAVAQSCVDEKRLKEQVVYVGQQRPPYELRCPLEPQIQLTWLKDCVRLDTQKEKTYLDFPSVNWEDQGNYTCVNHSNSTTSYTVRLIVKESQCSKVPEFKPNGGRTELVGNVGSTVKLNCTALLLWDPDEGQCDTTLHWSKNGHLLTNLTQQNTSSWSPGAGQLVINSLLEITPKEENDFGLYSCTVRNTSYEFSLQDCDHHPLVTCEIPPRPSHTAAVIAAIILLLFLGVAALVYSRCHLNIKLWYRNIYGEYELNDGKSYDAYISYVNNDYDRKFVNFILKPHLENKNGYKVHLNDNDILPGAEPSAELLMNMSRSRRLIVLLSHAYLEQDWCSNNFRQGLLHLLEICQRPILIVLEGQAKRMTSEIKQQLSEQQHRLTILTWRHNSVTPSSVFWKELSLAMPRKVVCRSESSGDPQTLLQDDKDPMLSLDPDYLDCRSDTDPAGDLGVRLPVYKALACRAPVLPAAPVTFSEPKPSDIDMSDLGSRNYAARSDFYCLVTEDI